The following DNA comes from Metopolophium dirhodum isolate CAU chromosome 8, ASM1992520v1, whole genome shotgun sequence.
TcaaaaaatcgttttaaataataaacttgacCAACAGTCATTGAAAGCAATACAAACGATTCAAAGAATGACCACATCACAACACGTTTATTTGTAGATTCATTAATAGCTCTGTGATTTCTATCGCGCACATTCATATATTCTTGTTCGTGTTTAACACTAGTTAATGCAGATCCCAGACTTCGAAGCATGGTCTCTAGTTTTTTATGTTCACCTTCTTCGCCAGCTGtaaaatgataacaattatttttattatattttcatctaaATAATGACACAATTAGGTATACACAGAAATTGACAGTCTTGTTGTAATTATAGCATTACAAAGAAATATGTTGTTTTATAGTGTTTGAATAAATGCTAAGACAACACAATACAATAGTAACAGGCAGTCTACTCTATTCAGTTTAAGAGTGCACCAGTTTGCCCATATGCTACTGCCCGCTGTACATTGCCGGATCCCCTGATTGATAATTTAGAAACAATCGTATGCTGCCATCACACGTTCAGAAACAATTGTTACTAACCATACACCGTTTTCGTTTCTGCTGCCATAAGTCGTACACCAAGACCAATAATCGGTAGTGGGGAGATTTACACGGACACAACGAGTTTTCATCCACCGCTTGAAATACTCTTAAACTGAATAGATTTTATCACTATAGCACCATAGAGAATTGCATTTagacagtaataataatgtttaacagGACGTTACACcaacatttgttgtctccgtcttacaagtgtgtaacatagcaaattgtatgctcaacagaacacgtgtagctccatTACTTTAAGAATTATTGTGAAtatacctcttataaaatttaaacttaagattattatctaggcaatctaatgggatttttgttatatttaaattttaaagcgagctatgagtattttaaaatttaaatagaacaaAAATCCCAAGAGaatgcctagataataatcttacgtttatattttataagaggtcaattcactttaattcTTAACCTAATGGACCTACATGTGTCTTGATGAGAgtacaatttgttatgttacacacttttaagacggagacaaaaAATGCcagtgtaacgtcctcttaatgtaACATTTAATGCCAGGTGATGATAATCGACATAAACTTGTAGGTACTCagcatttaatatatatataataaattcataaatgttGAATTTGTTAgttcattagtttttaaattaacaaatcaaataaataaacaacaatattttaattgcagTAGTCAccctattttaaaactaaaatataaagctAATTTATGCAATCTTAACATAATTACTTGGACTATCTTTTTCTAGATCCACTTTTTCTGGTTCAGTTACTTCCATACTGAATAGAACTACTTTTGGTGTCATTGTAGACATTTGATTACTGAAACAGTATGTGTATGCCCCTTTCTTAGTGGCAGCGAATGTATACTTTCCACTAGACTCCCTCAATCCTTCGTATATTAATTCACCATCGGGATCAATAATTTTGACATCAATATCCAGGAAACCACCCTCAGATATTTCATACATGAgacctaaataaaaaatgaataaatattacaacaataagcAATAATGTGTGTTAGGTTACTACACATTCGTGTAAGACTGCAATGACAAACAACATACCCAATTTAGAACCGACTTCGACTTTGTCGAAAAAACATTCTTCAGCGTGAGCGTCAACGGTCAAAAAATAGCTC
Coding sequences within:
- the LOC132950900 gene encoding transmembrane emp24 domain-containing protein 2-like, whose protein sequence is MQKPLLYLTQFLTLFSVFQQGLSYFLTVDAHAEECFFDKVEVGSKLGLMYEISEGGFLDIDVKIIDPDGELIYEGLRESSGKYTFAATKKGAYTYCFSNQMSTMTPKVVLFSMEVTEPEKVDLEKDSPTGEEGEHKKLETMLRSLGSALTSVKHEQEYMNVRDRNHRAINESTNKRVVMWSFFESFVLLSMTVGQVYYLKRFFEVRRVV